The nucleotide sequence gtgtgtgtgagaaattatagatatatatatgtatatatatgtgtgtgtgtgagagaaatAAAAACAATAACCCCTTTCTTCCCGTTATAGATATCACGGTTAACCATATAACCCCTCATAACGTgtggcggggggggggggggttccggGGCATCATAGCCCAATATGGCGCTATATAACCCCACCAGTTTCTAAGTATTTCATTTcattaaggtgctgtttgtttatTCAGAGAtaaaacgtctgcagtctgcggaccacatatGCAGACATCTGCAGTTGAAGAGGTGGATCAAATCTCTGcaatctgcaagaagaagactgtttgttttttaacttctgcaagcTGTTTAGTTCAAAAACATGTTCTTGTCGGTTGTCATCAAAGTTTAACACCATTCTTCATGTATACAGTTCAAAAACATGAACAAAATTACCATTCTTAGTTCTTACTATCATTCATGCTAATTAATGGTATACCTTAAACACAATTATCAAATGCAGAACATTGCGAACCTTAAACAAATAACATGCTAATTTTGTAACATTATCATAAGTCAATCACAGAACCTTAAACTAATAACAGAACATTGCGATTGGACTTCAAAACATCATTAAAAACACAAAATTAAAGACTTCAGAACATTGCGAGTGGACTTCATATAGCAATAACCCAAAATCCACAAAATTAAAGACTTCAGAACATCATCAAATGCGACTGAGTGGAGAAGAAGAATTGACTTACGAGAGCAAAATTGTGGAGAGATGTGAGTTTTGAGAACTGTCGAGAGCCGATTGAGTGGAGAAGAAGCCTGTGGGGGTCGATGGTGGCAGAGAAGAAGGATGTGGGGTCGACGGTGGCAGAGAAGCGACGATGGCGGAGAAGAAGGATGTGGGGGTCAGTTGTGGAGAAGAAGCAAGCTAGGGTTTTTTGAGATGTGTTTTGAAAGAGTAGGAAGAGGTTTGAAAAAGGTATGAAGATGTGAGGCCAGGTCTGTTTGAGAAAGAGGTTTTTTAATGAAATCACTTCGAAAAAACAACAGGCTGCAGACTCAAATATCTGTGCATGATCTGAACAAGCAGACATAAGAGGTTCTGAAATGCTTTAAAAAAAAGCATCCCTAAGTATATTTTGTATTTATAATTGCCATTCAAAAAAAGAGTCTATATGAAATATAATTACTCCCGACAAAATCGTATTCTATATTAACACTTACACCCTTAAACTTTCTCGAATGTACAAATTCCACCCTCAAACTAAAGTCAAAACAAGAAACGTCATTTTCCTTTCCTAATTCCTACTacactgtttgtttgtttattgacCATAGAAAATTGTGCAAAGTCATTGTGGACCACCATGTGTTCCCTCACTTTGACTCAACAACCAACCAGGCCGGTCAAACCTGTGGGTACCGGCGTCGGAGCTCGCCGGTGATTGTGTTCTCCGTCGTAAGTTACCAAAAGCATCTTAGCATCATCTGCCGCTAACTCCACACGCTTCCTCGCCCGACATCCTTTTCCACTACTACACTTGTAATACACTCTGCACATATcaaacccaaacccaaatcagaatcaaaatcaaaattgaaatttaATGGATTCTACATTTGATAAGGGTATCTAATAATTATTGTAAGGTAACTTAATAGTACATTTTGTATCAGAGCCtttattttgatttattttaataGAAGAAATTGTACTCAATTACCTTGGATAGGATGATCCGTCAATCTTTTTCTCGCCATATTTCTTCCACGAGTAATCATCTGCCGGTATGCTTGTAACCTTAGATCCGATAATCGGTACTCTTCTTATATCCCGTTTTGATCCGATTTTCCTGATAAAACAAATGAGAAGGAAAATATTAATTTATGAACACGGAGCGTAAGATAGAAAAATCAAATGGTTATATGCTAACGTACGCCTTTGCCCACGTTTAATTTACATACACCAGGCGTAAGATAAACAAAACAAAAGGTTATTCACTAAAGTACGCCGTGAGCGTGTACACACCTTCTTTTACAGCAATGATGACAACCGCTTCCAGATCTGTGTACGTCAGCAACCGGACGGTCAGCAATACATCTTTTCCGGTGAGTCGCCGGCAACGGCGGCTTCCGCGATGAAAACACCGGCGCCGGAGCTACAATACCTAAGGAAGAAACATGTTTTCCGTTCGAAACAGTTATCTCTAATAATCCAGATGACGTCATCATATCCGAAGAAGAACTCGTTGACCGTGAAGACGACGACGACGTCGTTTCGGTAACAGATATGTTTGAATCTACTTGTTTCTTTTCCGATTGTGATGAAGTTGAAGGTTCGTTAGAATCCGGTTGTTGTGTAGACGGTGCACGGCGGAACCGTGCGTGACCGGTACGCTTTAACGTAGATATTGTTTTGTTGTAAGATGTTGATGAAAGGTGAAACATGTGGTTTAGATGATCTACTGGTTGTACTCCTACGTAATCAACTGCCATTGATGGTGAAGAAAATTGTTGTATCCAAAGCTGAGATGGGATAGAGAGAAAAAGATTGTGGGAATTGAAGGTGGAGAGGGGGTTTATATAGGTGTAAATGGGAAAGTGGAGTCAATGAAATGAGATGTTGATCGGACGGTGGAGATTGATTTTGACTATTTTTTGGTGAAAAGTCAAACAAGAACCAAATAGTTGTggaataacaaaaaaaaaaaaaaaaaatgaaaaataagaaATTATAATAAGTTAAATATTTATTCATCAAGTGTGTACGTAGCTGTAAAGCATGCGTTTTCAGAAGTCAAAAGGAAATAGAATATTTGTTATGtcaaatataaaaacaaaatagTGGCCACTGGCCAGTTCATAAAATGGTTTTGAGATGTATCGACATTTTAAttgcttttttttattattgattatttatttatgtttatgtgcaTGTGATGGGGATGAGCGTGGATTAATTTGATTTACTCGGTTAAGATTAGATGTTAGGATTAGGAAATCATGAATGGCAAATATGTTTCTTATACATTAGTTGGTGTATATTAATTATTTGATGTATGTTTTATAGTTCTTTTTTAGTAAATTGCGTGTTCTGTCTTTTATGTTTGAACAAAATTACAGGCATTGTTTTTTAACTGTGGAAATTATAGTGGATAATCTTTATGTTCGAACAAAGAGGGGGTTGGGCCGTGGTTGTTCGGGAAATTAAATTTTGCGCTTTTTAATTGGGTGAAGAAAATGACGAAATTGCCGACACGTGCTCTGAGcttaacttaaaattttaatTGTGTTAGGGCAAAAGGACACCGTCCGTAGAAATGTTAAAACATAAAGGACGTCAAGTGTAGTTTCCGTAGTTAAAGGACAACTTCTGCAATTTAGTTAAGACATAAAGGATGAAAAGTGCAATTTACtccttttttttctaaaataatattattttacattTATAAACCACTTGTATTTATAAGAATTTGAATTCACAACTATTACACCTATAAATCACGTAATCTTGTATTGGTAAGAATCTAAATTCCCATCCCTTTTTACCATAGAATAAATACCATATCACCTATTGTTTTTGAGCAAGTTATCTGGTCAAATAGAATAAAATATCATTACTTAATGTATTCTTAATTGACCAACTTTAGTGATGTTTTTAATGTAACTTAACGAATTGTATTAAACTTTTATGGTAAAAAAATTGAATAATTTGTATATGATCAAGTCAAGCTATGCACATACAGAACTATAAATTTTACCTAGTAAAATGTTCATCCCTCTAAACAAAAAAATGTAATGAGTTTATGTGGCGTCTTTCTCCTTAATATTTAACATATTATTAAGAAAACaagagttaaaaatatatttttaaacgGCAAATGTTACTCCTTTAATTATTTTCACTTGATCAGGTTTGAACCCGAGACCTTTTTTTAAAAGTCATATGCCTCTATTAAGTGGTTTATCTCACATTGACAGTTAAAAATATATGATAAAAAATATTTTCATGAAAATTATTATGTTTTTGGCTCATCAAAAATTGTCCTTCTAACtcgatttttattaaaattatgaTTGTTTATTATACTAATAATATAGCctaaatgtatataaaaatagaGTGATGCAGATTGTGAATTGCATTTTGACAACAAAATGTAATGAGTGACATTCATTAGGTTCTCCCACTCAACCTCTTGATATTTATCTATGTCAAGTTTTATATTTTCAACCAATTGGGGTATACATGTAACACTATCAACACAACTCTTTCTCGAATTCAATTTTGAACCATCAAGTAGTTGTGTAGACGAAATACATTAGCCTTTATCGGAATCAAAACAAAATGAAATAACATGACAACATCATATCATCTttaagactagtgggtatggagagcctcatcctcaaggggatgggccgccacgtcaccGCCACGTAGGAAGGGCTTGAAGGGGATGAACCTAGGGGccgggggatgaacccctttatatatatgtatgtatgtatagctGTGTGTGTGAGGAGAGAGGAAAGAGGCCCGTGAATATCGGCTGTGGGCAAACGATTTTGACGGGGCTAGGGCGGCGACGGGGCTGGGGGGTGGATCTGTTGGGGCGGCGGCGGGAGGACGGGCCGGGGGACGAGccccatacccactagtctaaAGAGTAAGCAATAACCACTTACCTTTCATATTAGAGTTAACAAAGCTACTTATGCTCACTTCCCAAAAATTTTGATTCTTTAACCAAAGTCATTAATTTATCTGTCTTAACGAGTCCAACATTTATCAAGCAAACATGGATATAAAACTTTTTTCCAATAAAACTAAACTTAGCGCCTCAAGTTTTCCCGTTAGTGCCATCTCTCCATAGATGCACAAGAAGCTCCAACACCATCTATAGTCATTAaagtataataaaaaaaattaattacatTGTTCCTATAATTTAACCCAGGTAACATCTTTTAGATCTAACGTTTAAAAGTTGCAAggcttgtggtttcacttttgtattAAGTTTGGAGTTTAAGACTCAAACTTAACAAACAATTAACAAAAATTCACCTTAGACTCAAATATGTTACAAAATCAAAATTGCAAGCCACAAACTTGCAATTTTGAAATGTTAGACCTCAAATATGTTACTTGGTTTGGAAGCCATAAGGACTACATGTGCaatttactctaataataatagtagtagttgtatttttttttttttttttttttttttgtaaaggtGTATTAAGTGTAACTTTAAAAATGAGGGGTACAAAGAAAAAAGGGTAAAAGAGTAGCGGTAAAACCCTCTCTCATAAGCACTTAAAAAAACTCATCATATATTAGTTTTCTTAACACATTCGGTTAAAAAAATCACATTGCATCTTGATCTTTTGTTTAAACATACAAATCAAACACATCTTACACACAAGACAAGAGTTTTAACTAATACATTTCAAAAGTAAAATAGTGTTTTAATTAATACAACCCAAAATAGACTCACatataatacaaacaaataaaagttacaagTCAACAAAATCTAAAGAAGATCTTCGTATACTCTTTTAAATACGATGTCAACGACTATACAAACAATTTCATATGTTTATATTGAACACGTTATCAAGTTATCATCCATCAGAATTTAAAAACTATtattgacttttatttatttGAACACGTTATCaagtatattattttttttagttgTGGTGGCTGATGGTGGCAATTCGTGGTGACAGGTGGTGGCTAATGGTGAATAGTGGTTGATGGTAGTGATGGGGAAccgatgagagagagagagtggggtGTATATTGtagtatattattatttttttttaattttgttttgttttatctattaaaatgtttattaatgcaattagttaagttttttttattatttcgttattttcacgattattatttaataaaatacgtTTTATATATAcgaataaatatgtattttcattaagcatttattttttataaacgtcgtttttaaaatcatttgtttttaaccttttttaaaccgtatattgtttttaaaattattcCTTTTTAGAGCGTTTGTTTATTAAAATCgttctttttaaagttgtttgtcttttaaagtttttttaaacAATTCATTTAACATCgttctttttaaaatcatttttttttctaactttttaaacaatttgttttttttaagttgTGGATTTTTAAATGCGTTTCTTTTTAAACCGTTTTTGAAACCgttcatttttgaaactttgtattCAGTTTACTTATATCCGTTAAGAAAAATGAACTTCAGAAAATGAATGATTTCAAAAATTGaaggaatttaaaaaaaaatcgatTTTAAACAAACAAGtggtttaaaaacaaagattaaaaaaatTCGTTTATAAAAAAGTAAAACcttaaaaaaaataagttaacaAGTGTCAGGTTTTAAAAATCACACGAATTTAATAAACCAAAGGTTAAAAAAATAACGAATTTTGAATAAACAAACGGTCCAAAGAAATGGaagatttgaaaaaaaataaaccactaaaaaaaagtttgaaaatgaaCGATCTTTTGCAAACTTTTTATTAGAATGTTTCATCTTTTTTCAAATATTTCATTTCTTTTGCTTTTTATACACGtcgttttgtaaaataaaaaaaaacgaaCGACTTAAAAAAGTGAGCTAtttcaaaatgtttaaaaaacaaaTGCTTTAAAAAAATGGTACGAAATGAAGtgtttaaaaaaaactttaaaagacaaaCGACTTTATAAAGAACGGTTTTAAGAAAACCAAACGGTTTAAAAGGAAAAAGTTTTTAAAAAgatatttataaaaacaaatggttaattaaaatacatatttatttgtatatttaaaatgtattttgttaaataataatcgtgaaaataacgaaataataaaaaaacttcaGTAATTGTattaataatctcttaaatattaaaagaactttaTAATTATCAAAAACAGCCTCTAAGGTATATAATTACCTATTTATCCTTACACTTAAATGcaaaaagtaacaaagttagtgttaggggccaaaaccGTAATAAAATGCAACCTCAGGGTTTGATATGTTAAAATATT is from Helianthus annuus cultivar XRQ/B chromosome 9, HanXRQr2.0-SUNRISE, whole genome shotgun sequence and encodes:
- the LOC110877484 gene encoding probable WRKY transcription factor 17, with translation MAVDYVGVQPVDHLNHMFHLSSTSYNKTISTLKRTGHARFRRAPSTQQPDSNEPSTSSQSEKKQVDSNISVTETTSSSSSRSTSSSSDMMTSSGLLEITVSNGKHVSSLGIVAPAPVFSSRKPPLPATHRKRCIADRPVADVHRSGSGCHHCCKRRKIGSKRDIRRVPIIGSKVTSIPADDYSWKKYGEKKIDGSSYPRVYYKCSSGKGCRARKRVELAADDAKMLLVTYDGEHNHRRAPTPVPTGLTGLVGC